From Coriobacteriaceae bacterium, a single genomic window includes:
- a CDS encoding glycoside hydrolase family 28 protein has protein sequence METNVIWRNARAAVIELDDGGYFTCADTWEIFVNDEPVGTTNTVETYVDGLVPGKRNLVRFVCGERELSVGVTTPAEPFTINVRDCGAKGDAEHDDTTNIQAAIMACPKGGRVLIPAGNYRIKSLFLKSNINIELAEGAVLLARHDRAALAYIPGTVTGDKGTGYAGTDMLPLGRWEGESFSTYCSTFTGLSVHDVCIYGRGAIDGQTDFAEDNWWNKDFKNIFRPEEGREIARPRMIFLSECQNVSLAGFTVRNSPAWNIHPVLCEHVDALCLSIEGPKNSHNTDGFDPESCGFVRVLGCQFSVGDDCIAIKSGKLGIEPELRPATHDMLVSHCYMHDGHGAVVLGSEAAGGIKDLTVSKCLFERTDRGLRVKTRRGRGKDAVNEGITFEHIRMDEVLTPFVVNSFYFCDKDGKTDYVQNREALPVDDRTPGFGATTFRDIEATNCHAAAAYITGLPESKVTRLTFQDVHVTFAEDAEPFVPAMACGVEPMVRQGIIAQNVKVLDLQNVVVEGQDGEELQLQNVDKIVRS, from the coding sequence ATGGAGACGAACGTTATCTGGCGCAATGCCCGCGCGGCCGTTATCGAGCTCGACGACGGTGGCTACTTTACCTGTGCCGATACGTGGGAGATCTTTGTCAACGATGAGCCCGTCGGTACCACGAATACGGTCGAGACCTATGTTGACGGCCTGGTTCCCGGCAAGCGCAACCTCGTCCGCTTTGTCTGCGGCGAGCGCGAGCTGAGCGTGGGCGTCACCACGCCCGCGGAGCCCTTTACCATCAACGTTCGCGACTGCGGCGCCAAAGGCGATGCCGAGCACGATGACACCACCAATATCCAGGCTGCCATCATGGCTTGTCCCAAGGGCGGGCGCGTGCTGATTCCCGCTGGCAACTACCGCATCAAGTCCCTCTTCCTTAAGAGCAATATCAACATCGAGCTCGCCGAGGGCGCGGTGCTGCTGGCCCGTCACGACCGCGCGGCGCTTGCCTACATTCCGGGCACGGTCACGGGTGACAAGGGCACCGGGTATGCCGGCACCGATATGCTGCCCCTGGGCCGCTGGGAGGGCGAGAGCTTTTCGACCTACTGTTCGACCTTTACGGGTCTGAGCGTGCACGACGTGTGCATCTATGGCCGCGGCGCCATCGACGGCCAGACCGATTTTGCCGAGGATAACTGGTGGAACAAGGACTTTAAGAATATCTTCCGCCCCGAGGAGGGCCGCGAGATCGCCCGCCCGCGCATGATCTTCCTGTCCGAGTGCCAAAACGTGAGCCTTGCCGGCTTTACCGTCCGCAACAGCCCGGCATGGAACATCCATCCCGTTCTGTGTGAGCACGTTGATGCGCTTTGCCTGTCCATCGAGGGTCCCAAGAACTCCCACAACACCGACGGCTTCGATCCCGAGAGCTGTGGCTTTGTCCGCGTCCTTGGCTGCCAGTTCTCGGTGGGCGACGACTGCATCGCCATCAAGAGCGGCAAGCTGGGCATCGAGCCCGAGCTTCGTCCCGCTACGCACGATATGCTCGTCTCGCACTGCTACATGCACGATGGCCACGGCGCCGTGGTGCTGGGATCCGAGGCTGCCGGCGGCATCAAGGACCTCACCGTGAGCAAGTGCCTCTTTGAGCGCACCGACCGAGGCCTGCGCGTCAAGACCCGCCGCGGTCGCGGCAAGGACGCCGTCAACGAGGGCATCACATTTGAGCACATTCGCATGGACGAGGTGCTCACGCCTTTCGTGGTCAATTCGTTCTACTTCTGCGACAAGGACGGCAAGACCGATTATGTCCAGAACCGCGAGGCGCTGCCCGTCGACGACCGCACGCCCGGCTTTGGTGCCACGACGTTCCGCGATATCGAGGCCACCAACTGCCATGCCGCCGCGGCCTACATCACGGGCCTGCCCGAGAGCAAAGTGACGCGCCTGACGTTCCAGGATGTCCATGTGACCTTCGCGGAGGATGCCGAGCCCTTTGTCCCGGCCATGGCCTGCGGCGTTGAGCCCATGGTGCGCCAGGGCATCATCGCTCAAAACGTCAAGGTACTTGACCTGCAAAACGTGGTTGTTGAGGGCCAGGACGGCGAGGAGCTGCAACTCCAAAACGTTGACAAGATCGTCCGTTCCTAA
- a CDS encoding alpha/beta hydrolase, giving the protein MRCATHYGEREFMLNKTIPVGVDGSSATITSYVFAPTEDAYALKPLPAVVIVPGGGYDHVSPREGEPVALRLLAMGYQAFVLNYSVAPAVYPLALQELARAVDTVRGHAAEFCVDPDRITVMGFSAGGHLVGLLGALWNQPWLAESIAASPESIRPDALCLGYPVVSSGSYAHRGSFVHLTGGDGALAQKLSVENMVSEGFPRTFLWHTAEDKSVPVQNSLLLAQALADHGIGLSLHVFPHGKHGAALATAQTAFKGCAEHIQPQAQGWPEQFAAWERDGR; this is encoded by the coding sequence GTGCGCTGCGCAACGCATTATGGCGAAAGGGAATTCATGCTCAATAAAACGATTCCTGTCGGGGTCGATGGCTCGTCTGCCACGATTACGTCTTATGTTTTTGCCCCGACCGAAGATGCTTATGCTTTAAAACCGCTGCCTGCAGTTGTGATCGTGCCTGGAGGCGGCTATGATCACGTTTCGCCGCGAGAGGGCGAGCCGGTGGCACTCCGTTTGTTGGCGATGGGCTACCAGGCATTTGTGCTGAACTATTCGGTTGCTCCGGCTGTCTATCCGCTGGCGTTGCAGGAGCTTGCGCGAGCGGTCGATACCGTCCGAGGCCATGCGGCGGAGTTCTGTGTCGACCCCGACCGGATTACGGTCATGGGTTTTTCGGCCGGCGGGCATTTGGTTGGCCTGCTTGGGGCGCTTTGGAACCAGCCCTGGCTCGCAGAGTCGATCGCGGCATCGCCTGAGTCGATTCGGCCTGATGCACTTTGCCTGGGTTATCCGGTCGTGAGTTCGGGGTCCTATGCCCATCGCGGTTCGTTTGTACACCTAACGGGGGGCGACGGCGCCTTGGCTCAAAAGTTGTCGGTCGAGAACATGGTGAGCGAGGGCTTTCCCCGAACGTTTTTATGGCATACCGCCGAGGACAAATCGGTGCCGGTCCAAAACAGTCTTTTGCTTGCGCAGGCGCTTGCCGACCACGGGATTGGCCTTAGTTTGCATGTCTTTCCCCATGGAAAGCATGGGGCAGCGCTTGCCACGGCCCAAACGGCTTTTAAGGGCTGTGCCGAGCATATTCAGCCGCAGGCTCAGGGCTGGCCTGAGCAGTTCGCTGCCTGGGAGCGTGATGGTCGATGA